A genomic segment from Hypomesus transpacificus isolate Combined female chromosome 13, fHypTra1, whole genome shotgun sequence encodes:
- the myoz1b gene encoding myozenin-1b has product MPLSAPAPPNKRKKVNKIITDLSHITQDDNESDPEASEFDLGTKIKTPKDVMLEELSLLNNKGSKMFRMRQQRVERFIISDESLQNFENLVPSLGCEVMSPPTPPPKPVVDEEAMKAELERKRQEYIQTYVSPWERAMKGDQTLTATMRACMPGPYIHKDLPLFKSFNRTALPYGGFEKGNRLLTFEAPEIRLAPEEPEPLPSLQADIRSRPSFNRTPIGWVCSEDCIHTPLELDTIPFDGETDDL; this is encoded by the exons ATGCCTCTCTCGGCCCCCGCTCCTCCAAACAAGAGAAAGAAGGTCAACAAAATTATCACCGACCTGTCCCACATCACCCAAGACG ATAATGAGTCAGATCCTGAGGCCTCAGAGTTTGACCTGGGCACCAAGATCAAGACCCCCAAGGATGTCATGCTGGAAGAGCTGTCTCTGCTCAACAACAAGGGCTCCAAGATGTTCAGGATGAGGCAGCAGAGAGTGGAGAGGTTCATCATCAGCGACGAGTCTCTG CAAAATTTTGAGAACCTGGTTCCATCCTTGGGGTGTGAAGTGAtgtcccctcccactccccccccaaaGCCTg tggtggatgaggaggcaatgaaggcagagctggagaggaagaggcaggagTACATCCAAACCTACGTATCTCCATGGGAACGCGCCATGAAGGGAGACCAGACCCTCACAGCCACCATGAGGGCGTGCATGCCAGGACCCTACATCCACAAAGACCTGCCCCTCTTCAAGAGCTTCAACAg GACGGCGTTGCCCTATGGGGGATTTGAAAAGGGCAACAGGCTGCTGACCTTCGAGGCTCCTGAGATCCGATTGGCCCCCGAGGAGCcggagcccctcccctccctgcaggcAGACATCCGGTCCCGCCCCTCCTTTAACCGCACCCCCATAGGCTGGGTCTGCAGCGAGGACTGCATCCACACTCCCCTGGAGCTCGACACCATCCCCTTCGACGGAGAGACGGATGACCTGTGA